In Gossypium arboreum isolate Shixiya-1 chromosome 5, ASM2569848v2, whole genome shotgun sequence, a single genomic region encodes these proteins:
- the LOC108452137 gene encoding tubby-like protein 8, whose protein sequence is MGELKDPLVQRQESCNAPYVNPLIDLKHNRSCSEGNPASFSDNKENVVFGAGKENAAPSTNNGSSSSEVAKKTTTHLKSLSTIGTFDASKEVTSYKSLSTGKVLKESSLQFCMQMNEPDKAFGCKLWDPIDSDNSASLNIWDYSDSEAAPASSWSTLPNRALLCRPLPLDIGRCTCVIVKEPLPDGFHGGTLYSLYTNEGKGRQDRKLAVAHHKRRNGKSVYAIAQTTKGILSNSDDSCVGLMTANLLGSKYHIWNQNGRTKSSNKQSNPLLGVVRFMPTIATWTGSYRSMKAYIPKHQSMQLKNVAQMQHINGLPKDWEEKMDKIHKLFSRIPRYNKMLKQYELDFRERGRAAGLRIQSSVKNFQLTLEENGRQTILQLGRVDRHKYVMDFRYPLTGYQAFCICLASVDSKLCCTM, encoded by the exons ATGGGTGAGTTGAAGGATCCTTTAGTTCAACGCCAAGAATCATGCAATGCTCCGTATGTTAATCCTCTCATTGACCTCAAACACAACCGCAGCTGCAGTGAAGGGAACCCTGCATCATTTTCAGACAACAAGGAAAATGTTGTCTTTGGTGCTGGCAAAGAAAATGCAGCTCCTTCAACAAATAATGGGTCTTCTTCTTCTGAAGTTGCTAAAAAGACTACTACCCATTTGAAATCGCTGTCCACTATTGGTACTTTCGATGCTTCCAAAGAAGTTACAAGTTACAAGTCTCTCTCCACAGGGAAGGTCTTGAAAGAATCGTCCCTTCAGTTCTGTATGCAAATGAATGAACCTGACAAGGCTTTTGGGTGCAAGTTATGGGACCCCATAGATTCAGACAATTCTGCTTCTTTGAATATTTGGGATTACTCGGATTCCGAAGCCGCCCCGGCTTCTTCTTGGTCTACATTGCCCAATAG GGCTTTGTTGTGCAGGCCGTTGCCACTGGACATAGGAAGATGTACTTGCGTTATTGTGAAAGAACCCTTACCTGATGGGTTCCATGGCGGCACTCTGTATTCACTTTATACCAAT GAAGGTAAAGGACGACAGGATCGGAAGCTAGCGGTGGCTCATCACAAACGACGGAATGGGAAATCAGTGTATGCCATAGCTCAGACTACCAAAGGAATACTGTCTAATTCTGATGATAGTTGCGTTGGACTCATGACGGCTAACCTCCTTGGATCAAAATACCATATATGGAATCAG AATGGTCGAACCAAGTCATCAAACAAACAATCTAATCCTCTCTTAGGTGTTGTAAG GTTCATGCCAACCATAGCGACATGGACCGGGAGTTACCGAAGCATGAAGGCATATATACCTAAGCACCAATCAATGCAGCTCAAGAATGTGGCTCAG ATGCAACACATTAATGGACTACCTAAGGACTGGGAGGAGAAAATGGACAAAATCCACAAGTTGTTCTCAAGGATTCCTCGTTACAACAAA ATGTTGAAACAATACGAATTAGACTTCAGAGAAAGGGGAAGGGCTGCTGGACTCAGAATTCAAAGCTCAGTAAAGAATTTTCAGCTGACATTGGAG GAGAACGGAAGGCAAACAATTCTTCAGCTTGGAAGAGTGGATAGACACAAGTATGTTATGGATTTCAGGTATCCACTAACAGGTTACCAAGCATTTTGTATATGCTTGGCTTCAGTTGATTCAAAGCTTTGTTGCACTATGTAA